From a single Vibrio sp. BS-M-Sm-2 genomic region:
- the pyrC gene encoding dihydroorotase: MTQLTITRPDDWHVHLRDSDVLKDTVRDISRYNGRALIMPNTIPPVTDTEMALAYRERIMAEQPSEQFQPLMALYLTDNTTPDEIRKAKESGAVVAAKLYPAGATTNSDSGVTSAKNIYHVLEAMQEVGMLLLVHGEVTTHDVDIFDREKQFLDTVLAPIVNDFPNLKIVLEHITTADAATFVKNANDNVAATITAHHLLYNRNHMLVGGIKPHFYCLPILKRNTHQLALIEAATSGSKKFFLGTDSAPHAKGAKESACGCAGSYTAHAAVELYTEVFELEGKLENLEGFASHNGPDFYGIPRNTDTITLVKEEWNVAETMPFGSDIVVPIRGGETIAWSVK; this comes from the coding sequence GGTCGAGCGTTAATCATGCCAAACACCATCCCACCGGTAACCGATACCGAAATGGCTCTTGCTTACCGTGAACGCATCATGGCAGAGCAACCAAGTGAACAGTTCCAGCCTCTAATGGCACTTTACCTAACAGACAACACAACACCTGATGAAATTCGCAAAGCGAAAGAGTCTGGCGCAGTAGTTGCAGCTAAGCTTTACCCAGCTGGCGCAACAACAAACTCTGATTCAGGCGTAACTTCTGCTAAGAACATCTACCACGTACTAGAAGCAATGCAGGAAGTTGGCATGCTACTTTTGGTACACGGTGAAGTAACGACTCACGATGTTGATATATTTGACCGTGAGAAGCAGTTCCTAGACACAGTACTTGCACCGATTGTGAACGACTTCCCTAACCTGAAGATTGTTCTAGAGCACATCACAACTGCAGATGCTGCGACTTTCGTGAAGAACGCAAATGACAACGTTGCTGCAACCATCACAGCTCACCACTTGCTTTACAACCGTAACCACATGTTGGTTGGCGGCATTAAGCCACACTTCTACTGCCTACCGATTCTTAAGCGTAACACTCACCAATTAGCACTGATTGAAGCGGCAACAAGCGGCAGCAAGAAGTTCTTCTTGGGTACAGACTCTGCACCACACGCGAAAGGCGCTAAAGAGTCAGCATGTGGTTGTGCGGGTTCTTACACTGCGCACGCAGCAGTAGAGCTTTACACAGAAGTGTTCGAGCTAGAAGGTAAGCTTGAGAACCTAGAAGGTTTCGCGAGCCACAACGGTCCTGACTTCTACGGTATCCCACGTAACACAGACACCATCACTCTAGTTAAAGAAGAATGGAACGTTGCTGAAACCATGCCTTTCGGTTCAGACATCGTTGTGCCAATCCGTGGCGGCGAGACTATTGCTTGGTCTGTAAAATAA